One Citrus sinensis cultivar Valencia sweet orange chromosome 5, DVS_A1.0, whole genome shotgun sequence genomic window, TTATAGAGAGAGCTCAcagtaaaatttgaatttgaatttgtaaaAGTAGGTATAGAAAATACATGGgtgttcaaataaataattagattgCATGTAGCCCCACCGACCACTCCTAACATAAATAGTAGCACATGAATTGGtgtataaaatctatttatggTTTTATATCTTGAAAGAATTAATCGATAACAAAGTgttagataaaaatttattccatattttaatttaaatgataggcctaatttttgaaaatttacatgaggcctaaatttattaagtttgcGTGGTGGGCTCCTTCTTGTTTGATCATTGAGGTTGATGATTCAAGTGTCCTCCTGTGTTGTGGGAGTACCATTTCACCCTTTTTAGGAATTAATTTCTAACCAGAGTTTTGGTGTTGGTTTTCAATAGACGAATTAAGGTGAACAAATTCATAATGCAACTATATATCAATTGATTTGCAATGTATTATTAATGaatgtaattttagaaaagaaacTATCGAATCTTAATATGCAGCAACCAGGTAgaactaaataattaaaacaatgttAGTTTAAGACTATAGTAATTTAAATTCGGATATATTTGGTAGATGAAAATCCTAGCATATGCAAATCTAAGTAACATAGTTTTCAAAACCGTTTAATTACTTGGGTGGCTGAAATGCTCTTCTATAAATAGCATACTCATTTTTTAGGATTGGACCGATTCTGCGGGAAATATGGAACGCAAGTCCTAATTCAGAGCATATAGGAAATTTTCGAGTATCTTTATAAGGTCACCTCTTGGCAGCTTTCATTCATGCCTCTCCTCTgatttgtatatttataattgtttttccTCCAAATTGAAatagaagaagagaagagaataAAGGCCAAAATGATGAAGTCCATCATCTTTGCCATCGCATTGTCTTCTCTCGTTTCAGTATACCACATTGAAGCCACTTCTAGGGGCTTGGCGGGGCAAGTTGCTCCTGAACTTGAAAAAATATGTTCCAAGACAGATTATTCAGAGGAATGCATCTCCACATTGTCTAAATTCTTAGCTGGTCAGAGCATTGACAGCAATTCAGCCCTCATAGCTGGTTTGAAAGCCCTTGAGGCCGAGACTACAAAAGCCATCACTGAGGCCGATAAATTGACAAAGGAAAAGCCGTCGGAAAAGGACGCCGAAGAACTTATGGTAGGCACGGCTGTTTATAATGTGGTGTCTCAGAGCACCAAGAAAGCAAATGAAGCAATCTCTACACACCAAAATGATCTATTGATTAAGGAGATTAAACTTGCTAGTGAGGTTACTGGTGATCTTTTGGATATATTCCAAGAAAATGTTGACGGGAAGAAGGATGTTATGAAGGACATCAATATCTATATTCATAAGTTAACTCAAATCAACTTTGACATTCTTGACACCATCGTCAAACCCCAGGAAAGTAATGATGAAGCCGAGAAGGAGAAAGAGACAGAGCGAGACAATGGGGACGAGGAAGAATTGACAAAcgaggaagaggaagaggaagagaaagaagaagaggacGAAGCTGAAGCCCCCGGCCCTGCCTcagaagaggaagaggaagaggaagaggaagaggcTGAAGCCCCAGGCCCAGCCTca contains:
- the LOC107174837 gene encoding uncharacterized protein LOC107174837 — encoded protein: MMKSIIFAIALSSLVSVYHIEATSRGLAGQVAPELEKICSKTDYSEECISTLSKFLAGQSIDSNSALIAGLKALEAETTKAITEADKLTKEKPSEKDAEELMVGTAVYNVVSQSTKKANEAISTHQNDLLIKEIKLASEVTGDLLDIFQENVDGKKDVMKDINIYIHKLTQINFDILDTIVKPQESNDEAEKEKETERDNGDEEELTNEEEEEEEKEEEDEAEAPGPASEEEEEEEEEEAEAPGPASEEEEEEEEAEAPGSAEEAEEEPEAPGPADKEEEEADAPGSAQEEESEAPTPNPQ